The DNA sequence TTTGAGACCAATTTCTTTGAGACGTTCTTCTAAAAAAGCCCCTGCTGTGATAGGTTCAAACTTTCTTGGGTTCTCTTGCGTAATACAACTTTCTATGCAAGAAAGGTCCATTTCACTTCGTGGGTGCATAAAAAAAGGAACAGAGTAGCGAGATGTATTCATTTTTTCTCGAGGAGGGTTTACCACTCTATGAATAGTGCTTTTAAGGACATTATTTGTATGCCTCGCAAGCATATCTCCTACATTTACTACTAATTGTTCGGGGAGAGCGGTAATAGGTATCCATTTCTCGTCTCTTCTCAATACTTGAAGTCCATCAGCACTCGCTCCCATTAAGAGGGTTATGAGGTTTATGTCTCCATGTTCTGCGGCACGAACAGCATCTGCGGGAACAGAATCAGGATCTGTAATAGGATAGTAGTGTATTGGGCGTAATATGCTATTTCCATTATGAATCTTTGCATCAAAATAATCTTCAGGCAGATGAAGATAGAGTGCTATTGCTCGGAGCATTACTTTGCCTGCTGTTTCTAATACTCGATATACCTCAGTAGTTGTTTTTTCAAAGTCAGGGATTTCTTGAGGAAATATATTATCGGGGTATTCTTTTTGTATAGGATCATTATCTGTAACGGTCTGTCCTATATGATAAAATTCTTTTAGGTCCCCGGTAGATCTTCCTTTGGCATGTTCTTTCCCTTTGCCAATATACCCTCGTTGTCCCGCAAGTTCTGTATTTTCATATTG is a window from the Chitinophagaceae bacterium genome containing:
- a CDS encoding 2-oxoglutarate and iron-dependent oxygenase domain-containing protein, yielding MDNQKLYNEIPSLDLAAFTSGGESKQKFVRDLGEAYNNIGFVSIKNHGLNPALQEKLYGTIKSFFALPDDIKKQYENTELAGQRGYIGKGKEHAKGRSTGDLKEFYHIGQTVTDNDPIQKEYPDNIFPQEIPDFEKTTTEVYRVLETAGKVMLRAIALYLHLPEDYFDAKIHNGNSILRPIHYYPITDPDSVPADAVRAAEHGDINLITLLMGASADGLQVLRRDEKWIPITALPEQLVVNVGDMLARHTNNVLKSTIHRVVNPPREKMNTSRYSVPFFMHPRSEMDLSCIESCITQENPRKFEPITAGAFLEERLKEIGLKKK